In a genomic window of Methanosarcina horonobensis HB-1 = JCM 15518:
- a CDS encoding double zinc ribbon domain-containing protein → MSWHLPGKCGKISGEGKFCNNCGASITLIKCPNCGNKVSIGTRFCEDCGTKLV, encoded by the coding sequence TTGTCCTGGCATCTTCCAGGCAAATGCGGAAAAATCTCAGGGGAAGGAAAATTCTGCAATAACTGCGGAGCATCCATTACCCTCATAAAATGCCCGAATTGCGGAAATAAAGTATCTATTGGCACCAGGTTCTGCGAAGACTGCGGAACAAAACTGGTCTGA
- a CDS encoding DUF1328 domain-containing protein: protein MPDLIGLAVVFLILALVAYILGARGIAGFSMEIAKWLVIIFVILAIISLIL from the coding sequence ATGCCGGACTTGATCGGATTAGCAGTGGTATTTTTAATTTTAGCACTAGTTGCATACATTTTGGGCGCACGGGGAATTGCCGGTTTCTCTATGGAGATCGCAAAGTGGCTTGTTATAATCTTTGTTATACTTGCGATCATTTCGCTAATTTTGTGA